The proteins below come from a single Pseudarthrobacter sp. SSS035 genomic window:
- a CDS encoding glycerophosphodiester phosphodiesterase: MRTPMKLGAAVLSAALLLTTSVQAQAADTNPNGTDNHFDLQAHRGGLGLTVESTLASFAKGLETGVSTLELDLQITKDGREVITHDRKISNKKCLDTAPVTPNDPQFPYVGKYVKDLTFEQVRSLDCGSLTQPQFPGQTVSPGAKMPTLAEVFELADAHRASQVKFNIETKVEAGAPAETAPREQFIDVALREINAAQMQSRVSIQSFDWGSLRLVQQRDPQIRTVALTNKDFLQAGQPGSSPWLGGIDADDFGGDLIAAASSLGFDAVSPVHGTPQNGKVTDPGYVPYVTADMVERAHAAGMQVIPWTVDDQPTMRALIDTGVDGIITDYPDRLRDVMAAAGMKLPRGF, translated from the coding sequence ATGCGCACCCCGATGAAGCTTGGCGCTGCCGTACTCAGCGCAGCCCTGCTCCTCACTACTTCGGTCCAGGCCCAAGCCGCTGACACGAACCCCAACGGCACGGACAACCATTTTGATCTACAGGCCCACCGCGGCGGACTCGGCCTGACCGTCGAATCCACCCTGGCGTCTTTCGCCAAAGGCCTCGAGACCGGCGTGTCCACCCTGGAACTTGACCTCCAGATCACCAAGGACGGCCGCGAAGTCATCACGCACGATCGCAAGATCAGCAACAAGAAGTGCCTCGATACCGCGCCGGTCACGCCAAACGATCCGCAGTTCCCCTACGTGGGCAAGTACGTCAAGGACCTGACCTTCGAACAGGTCCGAAGCCTGGACTGCGGTTCGCTCACCCAGCCGCAGTTCCCGGGCCAGACGGTGTCTCCCGGCGCCAAGATGCCAACTCTGGCCGAGGTTTTTGAGCTCGCCGACGCACACCGCGCCAGCCAGGTGAAGTTCAACATTGAAACGAAAGTCGAAGCCGGCGCTCCGGCGGAAACCGCCCCGCGCGAGCAGTTCATCGACGTCGCCCTCCGGGAAATCAACGCCGCCCAGATGCAGAGCCGCGTCTCTATCCAGAGCTTCGACTGGGGCTCCCTGCGCCTCGTCCAGCAGCGCGACCCGCAGATCCGCACCGTGGCCCTGACCAACAAGGACTTCCTCCAGGCCGGGCAGCCGGGCAGCTCGCCGTGGCTTGGCGGGATTGACGCCGACGACTTTGGCGGCGACCTCATCGCTGCAGCGTCCTCCCTCGGCTTCGACGCCGTCTCTCCCGTGCACGGCACCCCGCAGAACGGCAAAGTGACGGATCCGGGCTACGTCCCCTACGTCACCGCGGACATGGTGGAGCGTGCGCACGCTGCCGGGATGCAGGTCATCCCGTGGACCGTCGATGACCAGCCCACCATGCGGGCGCTGATCGACACCGGCGTTGACGGGATCATCACCGACTACCCGGACCGGCTCCGCGATGTCATGGCTGCTGCCGGGATGAAACTGCCGCGCGGCTTCTAG
- the ndk gene encoding nucleoside-diphosphate kinase, with product MTIERTLVLIKPDGVARNLSGAILGRIEAKGYTLAELKKVDASRELLEQHYEEHLGKPFYEPLVEFMLSGPMVAAIFEGHRVIEGFRSLAGTTDPTTAAPGTIRGDFGRDWGLKVQQNLVHGSDSVDSAEREIKIWFQD from the coding sequence ATGACCATTGAGCGCACCCTGGTACTGATCAAGCCCGACGGCGTTGCCCGCAACCTCAGCGGCGCCATCCTGGGCCGTATTGAGGCCAAAGGCTACACCCTCGCCGAACTGAAGAAGGTTGACGCCAGCCGGGAACTGCTGGAGCAGCACTACGAAGAACACTTGGGCAAGCCGTTCTACGAGCCCCTCGTTGAATTCATGCTCAGCGGACCGATGGTGGCCGCGATCTTCGAAGGCCACCGCGTCATTGAAGGCTTCCGGTCCCTGGCCGGCACTACGGATCCCACCACTGCGGCTCCCGGCACCATCCGTGGCGATTTCGGCCGCGACTGGGGCCTGAAGGTCCAGCAGAACCTGGTCCACGGCTCCGACTCAGTGGACTCGGCCGAGCGCGAAATCAAGATCTGGTTCCAGGACTAA
- a CDS encoding DUF4233 domain-containing protein, with product MAKLTKAQREWRPGMPKKRRSTKVMFASTVLLLEAFVVFFATLAVFGLRRGEFPPALILGIGIALSVVMILACAVLSKPWGVGLGWILQIVLILTGTLEPMMFLVGALFGLAWWYGIRTGIRIDSEAAKREREQSEWNASHGDTPEAS from the coding sequence GTGGCGAAGCTGACCAAAGCGCAGCGTGAATGGCGCCCGGGAATGCCCAAGAAGCGCCGGTCCACCAAGGTGATGTTTGCCTCCACCGTCCTGCTGCTTGAGGCGTTTGTGGTCTTTTTCGCAACGCTGGCCGTCTTTGGACTCAGGCGCGGCGAGTTTCCGCCGGCGCTGATCCTGGGCATCGGCATCGCACTGAGCGTAGTGATGATCCTGGCCTGCGCGGTGCTGTCCAAGCCCTGGGGCGTGGGACTGGGCTGGATCCTGCAGATTGTGCTGATCCTGACGGGCACACTCGAGCCCATGATGTTCCTGGTTGGCGCGCTGTTCGGCCTGGCCTGGTGGTATGGAATCCGCACCGGCATCCGGATCGATTCAGAAGCTGCAAAGCGCGAACGCGAACAGTCCGAGTGGAACGCGTCGCACGGGGACACCCCGGAAGCCTCGTAG
- a CDS encoding vitamin K epoxide reductase family protein, producing the protein MPSISSHGTDTPAASPPAERLPATSGTMPPMARNRPFGWLLVITGVIGWLASGTLVLEKLAVLEDPNHVTACDVNPWISCGQVMQTWQSSAFGFPNMFIGIVAFAVIITVGMALLSGATFARWYWAGLQAGVTLGFAFVVWLWSQALYDIHVLCPFCMIVWAAMIPLFVWVTIRNVVHGVIPVPAGSARVLGESGWIITALLYVAVIATIFFAFIQVFAGTSGF; encoded by the coding sequence ATGCCCAGCATTTCCTCCCACGGCACCGACACGCCGGCTGCCTCCCCGCCGGCAGAGCGGCTGCCCGCTACATCCGGGACTATGCCGCCGATGGCGCGCAACCGGCCTTTTGGCTGGCTGCTCGTCATCACCGGAGTCATTGGCTGGCTGGCCTCGGGAACACTGGTCCTGGAAAAGCTCGCCGTCCTCGAGGATCCGAATCACGTAACGGCCTGCGACGTTAATCCGTGGATCTCCTGCGGCCAGGTCATGCAGACGTGGCAGAGCTCGGCGTTCGGGTTCCCCAACATGTTTATTGGCATCGTGGCGTTCGCCGTCATCATCACAGTGGGCATGGCCCTGCTCTCCGGCGCCACGTTCGCCCGCTGGTACTGGGCAGGGCTCCAGGCCGGCGTGACGCTGGGCTTCGCGTTTGTGGTGTGGCTCTGGTCCCAGGCACTCTACGACATCCATGTCCTCTGCCCGTTCTGCATGATTGTCTGGGCCGCGATGATCCCGCTCTTCGTCTGGGTGACCATCCGCAACGTCGTCCACGGCGTCATCCCCGTCCCCGCAGGTTCTGCACGTGTACTGGGCGAATCGGGCTGGATCATCACGGCGCTGCTGTACGTGGCGGTCATCGCCACCATCTTCTTCGCTTTCATCCAGGTGTTTGCCGGAACCTCGGGCTTCTAA
- the ileS gene encoding isoleucine--tRNA ligase, which translates to MTYYPKASASPSAAVSSGAAAGVSASVKFPEIEERILKYWDQDGTFQASIDQRSADAPGGQPGSNEFVFYDGPPFANGLPHYGHLLTGYAKDLVGRYQTQRGRRVERRFGWDTHGLPAELEAMKQLGMTDKTQIEAMGIDKFNDACRASVMKYADEWKSYVTRQARWVDFDNDYKTLNVEYMESVLWAFKQLHEKGLTYNGYRVLPYCWKDETPLSNHELRMDDDVYKNRQDQTVTVTFPITAGESALSKQLAGVQALAWTTTPWTLPTNLALAVGPSITYAVLPAGPNGVKAASPDAPVTGSFLLAADLLAAYAKDLGYEDADSAEAAVTSTHTGADLEGLAYQPLWNDFRDDEKYGTQNAWRFLVADYVTTTDGTGIVHQAPAYGEDDQKVCEEAGIPVVLSVDEGAKFLPLFSHGDLHDIVGLQVFEANKPITQVLRAQGRLVRQASYEHSYPHCWRCRNPLIYRAVSSWYVEVTKFKDRMSELNQDINWIPGNVKDGQFGKWLANARDWSISRNRYWGSPIPVWQSSDPEFPRTDVYGSLAEIEADFGRLPLNKAGQVDLHRPFIDELTRPNPDDPRTPEEGQSVMRRVEDVLDVWFDSGSMPYGQVHYPFQNEAWFDTHNPADFIVEYIGQTRGWFYMLHILSTALFDRPAFRNVISHGIVLGSDGQKMSKSLRNYPDVSEVLDRDGSDAMRWFLMSSPILRGGNLVVTEQGIRDGVRQVILPLWNVYSFFTLYTNAAGGGSGYDAKLRYDGYADTLDQYLLANTGDLVRNMTAQLDSYDISGACDELRSYLDMLTNWYVRRSRQRFFDESADAFDALYTALETVSRVAASLLPLVSEEIWRGLTGGRSVHLADWPDAELFPADASLVEAMDRVQQICSTGSSLRKAANLRVRLPLQELTVVAPGADALGGFAAVVADELNLRSVRLLDAESASPEEFGIEQKLVVNARAAGPRLGKNVQQAIKGAKSGDWSVSDAGVVIAGGLELETQEYTLETVVAESDGGSASVAVLPGGGFVVLNTEVTPELAAEGLARDMIRSIQAVRKDNAFHVSDRVSSVIAGLSGQELEAAKAHAEMIKRETLSVALRFRDVVLVEDHEFANGDGSNYGIRVEKVEA; encoded by the coding sequence ATGACGTATTACCCCAAAGCCTCAGCCTCCCCTTCGGCCGCAGTTTCGAGCGGCGCTGCCGCCGGTGTCTCCGCCTCCGTGAAGTTCCCGGAGATCGAAGAGCGCATCCTGAAGTACTGGGACCAGGACGGCACTTTCCAGGCCAGCATCGACCAGCGAAGCGCCGACGCCCCCGGCGGGCAGCCCGGCAGCAACGAATTCGTCTTCTACGACGGCCCTCCCTTCGCCAACGGCCTGCCGCACTACGGCCACCTCCTGACCGGGTACGCCAAGGACCTCGTGGGCCGCTACCAGACACAGCGCGGCCGCCGCGTTGAACGCCGCTTCGGCTGGGACACCCACGGACTGCCGGCTGAACTGGAAGCCATGAAACAGCTGGGCATGACGGACAAGACCCAGATCGAGGCCATGGGCATCGATAAGTTCAACGACGCCTGCCGTGCCTCCGTGATGAAGTACGCCGATGAGTGGAAGAGCTACGTCACCCGCCAGGCCCGCTGGGTGGACTTCGACAACGATTACAAGACGCTCAACGTCGAATACATGGAATCGGTCCTGTGGGCGTTCAAGCAGCTGCACGAAAAAGGCCTGACGTACAACGGCTACCGTGTGCTGCCCTACTGCTGGAAGGACGAGACGCCGCTGTCCAACCATGAGCTCCGCATGGACGACGACGTCTACAAGAACCGCCAGGACCAGACTGTCACGGTGACGTTCCCCATCACGGCAGGGGAGTCGGCGCTGTCGAAGCAGCTCGCCGGCGTCCAGGCGCTCGCCTGGACCACCACGCCCTGGACGCTGCCCACCAACCTGGCGCTCGCCGTCGGGCCTTCCATCACCTACGCCGTGCTCCCCGCCGGACCCAACGGCGTCAAGGCCGCTTCGCCGGACGCGCCAGTCACCGGCAGTTTCCTCCTGGCCGCGGACCTGCTGGCCGCGTACGCCAAGGACCTGGGCTACGAGGATGCGGACTCCGCCGAGGCTGCCGTGACGTCAACCCACACCGGCGCCGACCTGGAGGGCCTGGCCTACCAGCCGCTGTGGAACGACTTCCGCGACGACGAAAAGTACGGGACGCAGAACGCCTGGCGCTTCCTCGTGGCCGACTACGTCACCACCACCGACGGCACCGGCATCGTCCATCAGGCGCCCGCCTATGGTGAAGACGACCAGAAGGTCTGTGAAGAAGCCGGCATCCCGGTGGTCCTGTCCGTGGACGAAGGTGCCAAGTTCCTGCCGCTGTTCAGCCACGGCGACCTGCACGACATCGTGGGCCTTCAGGTCTTCGAGGCCAACAAGCCCATCACCCAGGTGCTGCGCGCCCAGGGCCGCCTGGTCCGCCAGGCCAGCTACGAGCACAGCTACCCGCACTGCTGGCGCTGCCGCAACCCCCTGATCTACCGCGCCGTGTCCTCCTGGTACGTGGAGGTCACCAAGTTCAAGGACCGCATGTCCGAACTGAACCAGGACATCAACTGGATCCCCGGCAACGTCAAGGACGGCCAGTTCGGCAAGTGGCTGGCCAACGCCCGCGACTGGTCCATCAGCCGCAACCGCTACTGGGGCAGCCCCATCCCGGTGTGGCAGTCCAGCGACCCGGAATTCCCGCGCACCGACGTCTACGGCTCCCTGGCCGAGATCGAGGCCGATTTCGGCCGCCTGCCGCTGAACAAGGCCGGCCAGGTGGACCTGCACCGCCCGTTCATCGACGAACTGACCCGCCCCAACCCTGACGATCCCCGGACCCCCGAAGAGGGCCAGTCCGTGATGCGGCGCGTCGAGGACGTCCTGGACGTCTGGTTCGACTCCGGCTCCATGCCGTACGGCCAGGTGCATTACCCGTTCCAGAACGAGGCCTGGTTCGACACGCACAACCCGGCGGACTTCATCGTGGAGTACATCGGGCAGACCCGTGGCTGGTTCTACATGCTGCACATCCTGTCCACGGCGCTGTTTGACCGTCCGGCCTTCCGGAACGTGATCAGCCACGGCATTGTGCTGGGCTCGGACGGGCAGAAGATGTCCAAGAGCCTGCGAAACTACCCGGACGTCTCCGAGGTCCTGGACCGTGACGGCTCCGACGCCATGCGCTGGTTCCTGATGTCCAGCCCCATCCTGCGCGGCGGCAACCTGGTGGTCACCGAACAGGGAATCCGCGACGGCGTCCGCCAGGTCATCCTGCCCCTGTGGAACGTGTACAGCTTCTTCACGCTGTACACGAACGCCGCGGGCGGCGGTTCCGGTTACGACGCGAAGCTCCGCTACGACGGGTACGCCGACACCCTGGACCAGTACCTGCTGGCGAACACCGGTGACCTGGTCCGCAACATGACCGCGCAGCTGGACAGCTACGACATCTCCGGGGCGTGCGATGAACTGCGCAGCTACCTGGACATGCTCACCAACTGGTACGTCCGCCGCAGCCGCCAGCGCTTCTTTGACGAGAGCGCTGACGCGTTCGACGCGCTGTACACCGCGCTGGAGACCGTGTCCCGCGTGGCCGCGTCGCTGCTTCCGCTGGTCTCCGAGGAGATCTGGCGCGGCCTCACCGGCGGACGCTCCGTGCACCTGGCCGACTGGCCGGACGCGGAACTGTTCCCGGCCGACGCGTCGCTGGTGGAAGCGATGGACCGCGTGCAGCAGATCTGCTCCACCGGATCCTCGCTGCGCAAGGCCGCCAACCTCCGCGTGCGGCTGCCGCTGCAGGAACTGACCGTGGTGGCACCCGGCGCGGATGCGCTGGGAGGCTTCGCCGCCGTCGTCGCCGATGAACTGAACCTGCGCTCCGTGCGCCTGCTGGACGCCGAGAGCGCCTCCCCGGAGGAGTTCGGCATCGAGCAGAAGCTCGTGGTCAACGCACGCGCCGCGGGACCGCGCCTGGGCAAGAACGTCCAGCAGGCCATCAAGGGCGCCAAGTCCGGCGACTGGTCGGTTTCCGACGCCGGAGTGGTCATCGCCGGAGGCCTGGAGCTGGAAACCCAGGAGTACACCCTGGAGACCGTGGTGGCAGAATCCGACGGCGGATCGGCTTCGGTAGCTGTCCTGCCGGGCGGCGGCTTTGTGGTGCTCAACACCGAGGTCACGCCCGAACTTGCTGCTGAAGGGCTGGCTAGGGACATGATCAGGTCTATTCAAGCGGTTCGAAAGGACAATGCATTCCATGTATCCGATCGGGTGAGCAGTGTTATTGCCGGACTTTCGGGACAGGAGCTTGAGGCTGCGAAGGCACACGCTGAAATGATCAAGCGGGAGACGCTGTCTGTCGCGTTAAGATTCAGGGATGTCGTCTTGGTCGAGGACCATGAGTTCGCCAACGGCGATGGTTCGAACTACGGTATCCGCGTCGAAAAAGTAGAGGCTTGA
- a CDS encoding folylpolyglutamate synthase/dihydrofolate synthase family protein: MTDEFSVESVYAELLGRAPENKMEPRLAPLFRAMDVLGEPNKAFPIIHVTGTNGKTSTARMIEAGLRAHGLSTGRYTSPHLSKVTERISIDGHPVSDETFVRIWDEIRPYLQIVDDELTAAGEPRLTYFECLTILGFAIFADQPVNVAVIEVGLGGITDATNVGDGLVSVVTPISLDHTDLLGDTTEEIAYEKAGIIKPGGYLISASQPVDAAQVLLEKAKDVGVPFRFEGVEFGVESRTVAVGGQVVSIQGIAGRYPELLLPLHGAHQAQNAAVAVAALEAFFGGEKELDAEVLQEAFASVTSPGRLEVVRTAPTIIVDAAHNPDGIRVSAEAIQEAFSFTRLVPVVGVLKEKDAEEILRQLKESLGEIAQEYCFTQSNSPRAVPAAELAELAVEMGFGEDNIHIAEKLDDALEWAVERAEASDDLSGGVLVTGSITLVAEARILLGKTEA; this comes from the coding sequence ATGACTGACGAATTCTCCGTGGAAAGTGTCTACGCCGAGCTGCTGGGGCGTGCGCCGGAAAACAAGATGGAGCCGCGTCTTGCGCCGCTGTTCCGGGCCATGGATGTGTTGGGGGAGCCCAACAAGGCGTTCCCGATCATCCATGTGACGGGCACCAACGGGAAGACCTCCACGGCCCGGATGATCGAGGCCGGGCTGCGCGCGCACGGCCTGAGTACCGGCCGCTACACCAGCCCGCACCTGTCCAAGGTCACCGAGCGGATCAGCATCGACGGCCACCCTGTCTCTGACGAAACGTTTGTCCGGATCTGGGACGAGATCCGCCCGTACCTGCAGATCGTCGACGACGAACTTACCGCTGCGGGGGAGCCCCGGCTCACGTACTTCGAGTGCCTGACCATCCTGGGCTTCGCGATCTTCGCGGACCAGCCGGTCAACGTGGCCGTGATCGAGGTGGGCCTGGGCGGCATCACCGATGCCACCAACGTGGGCGACGGCCTGGTTTCCGTGGTCACCCCCATTTCCCTGGACCACACCGACCTGCTGGGCGATACCACCGAGGAGATTGCGTACGAGAAGGCCGGCATCATCAAGCCCGGTGGTTACCTCATCAGTGCCTCGCAGCCCGTTGATGCCGCGCAGGTGCTGCTCGAGAAAGCCAAGGACGTGGGAGTCCCGTTCCGGTTTGAAGGCGTGGAGTTCGGCGTCGAATCCCGGACGGTTGCCGTGGGCGGCCAGGTGGTGAGCATCCAGGGCATCGCCGGCCGGTACCCGGAACTGCTGCTGCCGCTGCACGGCGCTCACCAGGCCCAGAACGCAGCCGTGGCAGTGGCAGCCCTCGAGGCCTTCTTCGGCGGCGAGAAGGAACTTGACGCCGAGGTGCTCCAGGAGGCCTTCGCATCCGTCACGTCCCCGGGCCGCCTTGAGGTTGTCCGCACGGCGCCCACCATCATTGTTGACGCGGCCCACAACCCGGACGGCATCAGGGTCTCGGCCGAGGCCATCCAGGAGGCCTTCAGCTTCACCCGGCTGGTGCCGGTAGTGGGCGTCCTGAAGGAGAAGGACGCAGAAGAGATCCTGCGCCAGCTCAAGGAATCCCTGGGCGAGATCGCCCAGGAATACTGCTTCACCCAGTCCAACTCGCCGCGGGCGGTACCCGCGGCCGAACTGGCTGAACTGGCGGTGGAAATGGGCTTCGGCGAAGACAACATCCACATTGCCGAGAAGCTCGACGACGCCCTCGAATGGGCCGTGGAACGCGCCGAAGCCAGCGACGACCTCTCCGGCGGCGTGCTGGTGACAGGGTCCATCACCCTGGTGGCGGAAGCCCGGATCCTGCTCGGAAAGACGGAGGCCTAG
- a CDS encoding Rne/Rng family ribonuclease: MENEQTPAVNDEAAAEAVEAPKKATRTRRKAVPKAAEAVPVNDAAEAEPTTDTAPEPKTPVRRTRARKAVATAEPLPAFAAEVLEAPAAVVTETAVAPEAAAVEPAAEAAAPEAAAETKPVRRRRVATRKTSAPDVAPAAAEPTAPEEQAAPEAAATPAPEAEEAAAVEPAAPAATTAAPVTAAAAPAEAPAAAAETASPFSSLFLEPASTTSVLFQAPDLSTVVRPAPVAAVVEEPEEDDAEDGEADDASGRRRRRSRGRRGRSRTGESDADGDNEGDEGAAEETDEESAGQADEGVTSRRRRRRRRGDQDLELTGGEGDDPPNTVTRVRAPRAATEAPVNNRVTSVKGSTRLEAKKQRRRESRDTGRRRTVITEAEFLARRESVDRQMIVRQRDDRIQIGVLEDGVLAEHFVSKTQQDSLIGNVYLGKVQNVLPSMEAAFVDIGRGRNAVLYAGEVNWEAVNLEGKQRRIENALKSGDTVLVQVTKDPVGHKGARLTSQISLPGRYLVYVPGGSMTGISRKLPDVERNRLKRILKDRLPEHAGVIVRTAAEGASEEELTHDINRLRAQWEGIESQSTSTKILAPELLYGEPDLTIKVVRDVFNEDFSKLIVSGEEAWDTIEAYVTYVAPDLVGRLEKWTKDQDIFAAWRIDEQIHKALERKVFLPSGGSLVIDRTEAMTVVDVNTGKFTGSGGNLEETVTKNNLEAAEEVVRQLRLRDIGGIIVIDFIDMVLESNRDLVLRRMVECLGRDRTKHQVAEVTSLGLVQMTRKRMGTGLLEVFGEQCETCAGRGIVTHDDPVEHRRANTVAAEHHVQRVDSRPEAQRTDSVRTDSQRPDSQPGGRTDRKRRRGRGGQPLETAPAAPVQIHTVHPEASDAERHAKAEATRAALANIAAAAHAAHLHDDEVAHASAAAGRQPAAPVPAPVGQSETDSNGRPAAVLTFGGEQVVLPFVAHHDDQPHAPALTLDRLAEAFAHLGEPAPVAESTPPAVQATESRAAEPARQQQPAAAEKDYSDHTEEPRARRPRRNRSASRAQGAANATSVEHHEAAPAAAAGHTHAAKSPEPVKAPVADKPVAANAPIILGVGVPASEL, encoded by the coding sequence ATGGAAAACGAACAAACACCAGCCGTTAATGATGAAGCTGCAGCCGAAGCGGTGGAAGCGCCCAAGAAGGCCACCCGGACACGTCGGAAGGCAGTGCCGAAGGCCGCAGAAGCCGTACCGGTGAATGACGCCGCCGAAGCTGAGCCTACGACGGATACCGCTCCGGAACCCAAGACGCCGGTCCGACGGACCCGCGCACGTAAGGCCGTGGCCACTGCCGAACCGTTGCCGGCCTTCGCTGCCGAGGTTCTGGAAGCACCAGCCGCCGTAGTTACCGAGACCGCCGTAGCTCCCGAGGCTGCCGCCGTCGAGCCCGCCGCCGAAGCCGCAGCGCCTGAGGCCGCAGCCGAGACCAAGCCCGTCCGCCGCCGCCGTGTGGCCACGCGCAAGACTTCCGCTCCCGACGTCGCCCCCGCGGCCGCTGAACCAACAGCACCCGAGGAGCAGGCAGCTCCTGAAGCAGCGGCAACGCCGGCCCCTGAAGCTGAGGAAGCCGCCGCGGTTGAGCCCGCGGCGCCGGCAGCCACCACGGCCGCGCCCGTTACCGCTGCCGCCGCCCCGGCTGAAGCTCCGGCCGCTGCTGCTGAGACTGCCAGCCCGTTCAGTTCACTGTTCCTTGAGCCGGCGTCCACCACATCGGTGCTTTTCCAGGCCCCCGACCTCAGCACCGTGGTCCGCCCCGCGCCGGTTGCTGCCGTGGTTGAAGAGCCGGAAGAGGACGACGCCGAAGACGGCGAAGCGGACGACGCCAGCGGCCGCCGCAGGCGCCGCAGCCGTGGTCGCCGTGGACGCAGCCGCACAGGCGAAAGCGATGCTGACGGTGATAACGAAGGCGACGAAGGCGCAGCCGAAGAAACTGATGAGGAATCCGCCGGGCAGGCCGATGAGGGCGTGACGTCCCGCCGTCGTCGTCGCCGCCGCCGTGGCGACCAGGATCTGGAACTGACCGGAGGAGAAGGCGACGACCCGCCCAACACGGTGACCCGTGTCCGCGCGCCGCGCGCCGCGACCGAAGCGCCGGTCAACAACCGCGTCACGTCTGTCAAGGGTTCCACCCGCCTCGAAGCCAAGAAGCAGCGCCGCCGCGAATCCCGCGACACCGGCCGCCGCCGCACCGTCATCACCGAGGCCGAGTTCCTGGCCCGCCGCGAATCAGTTGACCGGCAGATGATCGTCCGTCAGCGCGACGACAGAATCCAGATCGGCGTCCTCGAAGACGGCGTCCTGGCCGAGCATTTTGTCTCCAAGACCCAGCAGGACTCCCTGATCGGCAACGTCTACCTTGGCAAGGTGCAGAACGTCCTGCCGTCCATGGAAGCGGCGTTTGTTGACATCGGACGCGGCCGCAACGCCGTCCTGTACGCCGGTGAAGTGAACTGGGAAGCCGTTAACCTCGAAGGCAAGCAGCGCCGGATCGAAAACGCGCTCAAGTCCGGCGACACCGTCCTGGTCCAGGTCACCAAGGATCCTGTGGGCCACAAGGGTGCACGCCTGACCAGCCAGATCTCGCTGCCCGGCCGCTACCTGGTCTATGTGCCCGGCGGCTCCATGACCGGAATCTCCCGCAAACTGCCCGACGTCGAGCGCAACCGCCTCAAGCGCATCCTCAAGGACCGCCTCCCGGAGCACGCCGGCGTCATCGTCCGCACCGCTGCCGAAGGCGCCTCGGAAGAGGAGCTCACGCACGACATCAACCGGCTGCGCGCGCAGTGGGAGGGCATCGAAAGCCAGTCCACGTCCACCAAGATCCTCGCGCCGGAGCTGCTCTACGGCGAACCTGACCTCACCATCAAGGTGGTCCGTGATGTCTTCAACGAGGACTTCTCCAAGCTGATCGTCTCCGGTGAAGAGGCCTGGGACACCATCGAGGCCTACGTCACCTACGTGGCACCGGACCTCGTGGGCCGCCTGGAAAAGTGGACCAAGGACCAGGACATCTTCGCTGCGTGGCGGATCGATGAGCAGATCCACAAGGCCCTGGAACGCAAGGTCTTCCTGCCTTCGGGCGGCTCGCTGGTCATTGACCGCACCGAGGCCATGACCGTGGTGGACGTCAATACCGGCAAGTTCACCGGCAGCGGCGGCAACCTCGAGGAAACCGTCACTAAGAACAACCTCGAGGCAGCTGAAGAAGTGGTCCGGCAGCTCCGGCTCCGCGACATCGGCGGCATCATCGTCATCGACTTCATCGATATGGTCCTCGAATCCAACCGCGACCTTGTCCTGCGTCGCATGGTGGAATGCCTGGGCCGCGACCGGACCAAACACCAGGTGGCCGAAGTGACCTCGCTGGGCCTCGTGCAGATGACGCGTAAGCGCATGGGCACCGGGCTCCTGGAGGTCTTCGGCGAGCAGTGTGAAACCTGTGCGGGCCGCGGAATTGTCACCCACGACGACCCCGTGGAACACCGCCGCGCCAACACGGTAGCCGCGGAGCATCACGTGCAGCGGGTTGACAGCCGCCCGGAAGCACAGCGCACTGACAGCGTGCGGACTGACAGCCAGCGCCCGGACAGCCAGCCGGGTGGCCGCACTGACCGGAAGCGCCGCCGCGGACGGGGCGGCCAGCCGCTGGAAACGGCACCGGCAGCTCCGGTGCAGATCCACACGGTCCACCCGGAAGCCAGCGATGCCGAGCGCCATGCGAAGGCGGAGGCCACGCGGGCAGCGCTTGCGAACATTGCGGCCGCAGCCCACGCTGCGCATCTGCATGACGACGAGGTGGCTCATGCATCAGCTGCCGCGGGCCGGCAGCCTGCGGCTCCGGTGCCGGCTCCGGTTGGGCAGTCCGAAACGGACTCCAACGGCCGCCCGGCCGCGGTGCTGACATTCGGCGGCGAGCAGGTGGTGCTTCCGTTCGTTGCGCACCACGATGACCAGCCGCACGCACCTGCCCTGACACTTGACCGCCTCGCGGAGGCCTTTGCCCACCTTGGTGAGCCGGCTCCTGTAGCGGAAAGCACGCCGCCGGCAGTCCAGGCAACTGAAAGCCGGGCGGCCGAACCTGCCCGCCAGCAGCAGCCAGCCGCGGCGGAGAAGGATTACTCCGACCACACCGAGGAGCCCCGCGCCCGCCGTCCCCGGCGGAACCGGAGTGCCAGCCGTGCCCAGGGCGCAGCCAATGCCACGTCCGTAGAGCATCACGAAGCCGCTCCGGCGGCTGCCGCCGGACACACCCACGCCGCCAAGTCGCCGGAGCCCGTCAAGGCTCCTGTGGCCGACAAACCGGTTGCCGCCAACGCGCCCATCATCCTGGGCGTAGGAGTTCCGGCCTCGGAGCTCTGA